CGACGGCAAGTTGCTGTGGCGGTACGACCGAGCAGCCAATACGCATCGCATCCCTTGCTCCACGCCGCTATTCCACGACGGCCTAGTGTTCGCCGCCTCCGCGTACGACGCAGGCGGTGGCGCGGTGAAGCTGAGCAAGGAGCCCAATGGCAATGTCACGGCCACAGAAGTCTATTTCGCTCCCTCAATGAAGAACCACCACGGCGGGATGATCGTCGTGGACGGGTGTTTGTATGGCGCCGCCGGCGGTAACGAGGGTGGCTTCCTTGTCTGTCTTGACTTTCGCACCGGCGATATTCAGTGGCGCGACCGGAGGGCGCCGAAAGGATCGTTGGCATTGGCGGATGGGCGCCTCTACCTGCGTGCCGAGGATGGCACGATGATTCTGATCGAGCCGAACTGCAAGGAATACATCGAGCGCGGCCGGTTCGAGCAACCCGATCGCACTCGTGAGCCGGCCTGGACGCACCCGGTCATTGCCAACGGCAAACTTTACGTGCGCGATCAAGACTTGCTGCTTTGTTACGACATCAAAGTGCGGTAGTCCCGGCACCAAACAGCAATTGCCGCCTTTGGCCGAGGTGGCAGGACGCTTATGGCGCCGAACACCGCGCAATCTACGAAAGGTGAACAAATGAAGTACTTGGTGACAGTTGCGATTGTGTTCGCGAATTTCGCTCCCGGCGCACTGGCGGATGACTGGCCGCAGTGGCAGGGGCCGGATCGAAACGCGATCTCGAAGGAAAAAGGGCTGCTGCAGCAGTGGCCGGAAGGCGGCCCGCCTTTGGCATGGCGCATCGATGGCCTTGGTGGCGGAGACAGCGCGCCTGCCGTCGCTGGCGGCAAGCTGTTCGGCATGAGCAACCGCGACGGCAAGGAAATCGTCTGGGCGCTGTCCGAAACCGGCGGCAGTGAAATCTGGGTGACTGCGCTGGGTGACGCCGTTCAGCAGAGCCGGCGTGAGTCGAGAGAAGGGCCAGGATGCACTCCAACCGTTGACGGTGATCGCTTGTATGTTCTTGGCATGGGCGGTCGGCTGGCCTGCCTGAGCGTCGAACACGGGAATATCGTCTGGCAGCGAAGTCTCGTCGACGACTTAGGCGGCGCCATCCCGGATTGGAGCTACCGCGAATCCCCGCTCGTCGACGGTGATAAGCTTATCTGCACTCCCGGCGGCTCTGACGCGCTAATGGTCGCGCTCAACAAACACACTGGCGAGACGATCTGGAAGAGTGCGTCGTCCGCCGCGTCTGCACCGTCGACCGATGGTACTGGACCTCGTCCGGCAACGGCTCAAACAGAACGACAAAACCAAACGAATCGGCCCGGTCGCGGAGAAGCCGCGAATCGACCCGGCGGAGGCAGCGGGACTGCACCACAGGTCACAGGCACCAAAGACCCCGCTTTGTTTCTCAGCGAACATTGGGGGATGACGGCGTTTTCCCGGAAGGTTCCCAACGGCAAGTATCTTGCCAAGCTTTATTTCGCAGAGACCTTCTCAGGCGTTACAGGTCGCGGCGGACGTGTCTTCACTTTTAATGTCGAGGGGAAGGAGTTCAAGGACTTTGACATTTGGGAGCAAGCGGGCGGTCCGAACAAGGCATACATCGAATCAGTGCCGGTCGAGGTGACGGACGGGCAACTCGACATTACTTTCAGGCGACAGGTCGAAAACCCAGCGATCAAAGCGATTGAAATCATTCCGCAGCGAGGCGACGCCAAAGAAGCTGACACGATCCGGATCAAAGCCGGTCAGACCACGCCGTTCACGGATTCCAGCGGACGGGTCTGGCTGGCGGATCAAGGCTTCGCAGGCGGCCA
This Phycisphaerae bacterium DNA region includes the following protein-coding sequences:
- a CDS encoding PQQ-binding-like beta-propeller repeat protein — its product is MKYLVTVAIVFANFAPGALADDWPQWQGPDRNAISKEKGLLQQWPEGGPPLAWRIDGLGGGDSAPAVAGGKLFGMSNRDGKEIVWALSETGGSEIWVTALGDAVQQSRRESREGPGCTPTVDGDRLYVLGMGGRLACLSVEHGNIVWQRSLVDDLGGAIPDWSYRESPLVDGDKLICTPGGSDALMVALNKHTGETIWKSASSAASAPSTDGTGPRPATAQTERQNQTNRPGRGEAANRPGGGSGTAPQVTGTKDPALFLSEHWGMTAFSRKVPNGKYLAKLYFAETFSGVTGRGGRVFTFNVEGKEFKDFDIWEQAGGPNKAYIESVPVEVTDGQLDITFRRQVENPAIKAIEIIPQRGDAKEADTIRIKAGQTTPFTDSSGRVWLADQGFAGGQTSPGFANFGGGGFGGRPSGFGGGRGGARSGAAYSSAIAIDVDGERQYVQLTASSLVGVAASDGKVLWQYNAPANAMGINCSTPIFQDGLVFAASAYGAGGGAVKLNKNADGSINAEEVYFTSSMQNHHGGMIVVDDCLYGANGGNGGGFLSCLDFRTGQILWRDRNAPKGSLLLADGRLYLRSEEGEMVLIEPSREGLIERGRFDQPDRSSSPAWAHPIIANGKLYIRDQHLLLCYDVKAK